A segment of the Staphylococcus ratti genome:
GGGGCGAATGGTTTTTATATGCTGCACCGTGGTCAATTATCATGTCAATAGTACTGTATTTCATCATGTTAAAAGTGATTCCGCCAGAACAAACGGAAATTGAAGGCGGCAAAGAACTGGTACAAAAGCAATTAAAATCGCTTGGACCAGTGTCAGGGAAAGAATGGCGACTTATCATTATTTCGTTAGCATTACTGTTATTATGGTCTACTGAGAAAGTATTGCACCCTATTGATTCTGCATCGATTACATTGTTAGCACTAGCAATTATGTTAACGCCAAAAATTGGTGTAATGAGTTGGAAAGAAGCAGAAAGTAAAATTCCTTGGGGAACGATTATCGTATTCGGTGTCGGTATCGCTTTAGGTAACGTATTACTTCAAACGCATGCAGCACAATGGCTCAGTGATAAAACTTTTGGCTTGATAGGTTTACAACACATGCCAATCATAGCGACAATTGCTTTAATTTCATTGTTCAATATTTTGATTCACCTTGGGTTTGCAAGTGCAACGAGTTTAGCGTCTGCGTTAATTCCAGTATTTATTTCATTAACGATGACATTAGATTTAGGTGAGATGGCTATCGGGTTTGTGTTGATTCAACAATTTGTCATTAGTTTTGGCTTTTTATTACCTGTAAGTTCGCCGCAAGGCATGTTGGCGTATGGTACAGAAACATTCACTGTAAAAGATTTTCTTAAAGCAGGGATCCCAATTACTGTAATAGGTTATATTTTAGTTATTATTTTAAGTATGACTTATTGGCAATGGCTTGGGTTATTATAAAAGTTACGCTGTAAGTGAAGCATTAATATCATATAGGCGATAGGCATTTCAAATAATTGTGTGCCCAAAAAACACTTTTCTGAACATCGTTTCTTGTGCTTTAATTAGAGGTAAAAAGTAATGAGGATAAGAGAAATTTAAACTGATTCGGAAAGAAGTTAGTTAGTATGGTTGAAATATTATTAAAGCGATTAAATATTAATCATCTACAACAATTGCAACATGTGACAAAAACGGCGACACAACGAGTGGGGAAGTTTACTGATTGTGAGATGACGACATTAGATCAAGCGATGCAAAAAGAAGGCTATACTTTTCTCACGCCTTCTCAACTTGAAGATAATGCCCATTTTGTGGAGGTCCCTTTTAAATGCAATTTATCATGCAACAATGCACCTAAAATGCAAACGATACGTGACTTGATTG
Coding sequences within it:
- a CDS encoding SLC13 family permease, with the translated sequence MTTAKKTQKKATFKPFWFALSFVALIIILLLPSSDSLPVMAKCALAILAFAVILWVTEAVSYPVSATMIVVLMILLLGFSPVQNLTESLGNPKIGKDVLSGSDMLGTANALKLAFSGFATSAVALVAAALFLATAMQVTQLHKRLALWVLSLVGNKTKRIVIGVILVSIILAFFVPSATARAGAVVPILLGMVAAFGASKQSKLAALLVITAVQAVSIWNIGIKTAAAQNIVAVNFINGQLGHDVSWGEWFLYAAPWSIIMSIVLYFIMLKVIPPEQTEIEGGKELVQKQLKSLGPVSGKEWRLIIISLALLLLWSTEKVLHPIDSASITLLALAIMLTPKIGVMSWKEAESKIPWGTIIVFGVGIALGNVLLQTHAAQWLSDKTFGLIGLQHMPIIATIALISLFNILIHLGFASATSLASALIPVFISLTMTLDLGEMAIGFVLIQQFVISFGFLLPVSSPQGMLAYGTETFTVKDFLKAGIPITVIGYILVIILSMTYWQWLGLL